From Asterias amurensis chromosome 3, ASM3211899v1, a single genomic window includes:
- the LOC139934505 gene encoding hepatic lectin-like, translating into MNLLYLRVILLGVCCVRPLAATYPSDRYGKSSYFIVKEKVDWYRAKYICAESRANLAVPKTQSEQDYIWELFLKEFDQNPSANLWIGCNDIEEEGNWQHCPLKGETNAYENWAEEEPNNDFGADCGSLWVDWNGKWDDYPCNKEIYAVCETTVRNTPKFCLQTGKDGRLISPEHSSTRH; encoded by the coding sequence ATGAATCTCTTGTATTTGAGGGTGATCCTTCTTGGAGTCTGTTGTGTTCGTCCGTTGGCTGCAACCTACCCTTCTGATCGATACGGCAAGTCAAGTTACTTCATTGTTAAAGAAAAGGTAGATTGGTACCGAGCAAAGTACATTTGTGCGGAGTCACGAGCAAACCTGGCTGTGCCAAAGACGCAATCCGAACAGGATTACATATGGGAACTATTCCTAAAAGAGTTTGATCAAAACCCTTCTGCCAATCTCTGGATTGGTTGTAATGACATCGAGGAGGAGGGAAACTGGCAGCACTGTCCGTTGAAGGGTGAGACCAACGCCTATGAGAATTGGGCTGAAGAGGAACCTAATAATGACTTTGGAGCAGATTGTGGATCGCTATGGGTTGATTGGAATGGTAAATGGGATGATTACCCGTGCAATAAAGAAATCTACGCAGTTTGTGAGACAACTGTCAGGAACACCCCGAAATTCTGCCTTCAGACCGGCAAAGACGGCCGCCTTATTTCCCCGGAGCATTCTTCAACGCGTCATTAA
- the LOC139934507 gene encoding hepatic lectin-like yields the protein MHVNQVFGLVLGVYCGHLLAEVCPPDWHRYGESCYYIIKDKMDWYQARGTCAESRASLAIPNSKSEQEYIWELFLKGFDQTPAASLWIGCNDIEEEGNWQGCPLKGETKAYENWQDGEPNDYESGEDCGKMGSYFHGKWNDDTCNEENYAVCEITFSKTPKCILYHVIKEPPGKGVPICGKAGRLHPDVTLFISLNKVDGLPIKTRQYKLKLLIEI from the exons ATGCATGTAAATCAAGTGTTTGGTCTTGTTCTTGGCGTTTACTGTGGGCATCTACTGGCCGAAGTCTGCCCTCCTGATTGGCACCGATACGGCGAGTCATGTTACTACATTATAAAGGACAAGATGGATTGGTACCAAGCAAGGGGCACTTGTGCCGAGTCCCGAGCAAGTCTGGCCATACCAAACTCAAAATCCGAACAGGAATACATATGGGAATTATTCCTGAAAGGGTTTGATCAAACACCAGCCGCCAGTCTCTGGATTGGTTGTAATGACATCGAGGAGGAGGGAAACTGGCAGGGCTGTCCGTTGAAGGGTGAAACCAAGGCCTATGAGAATTGGCAGGATGGAGAACCAAATGACTACGAAAGTGGTGAAGACTGTGGAAAGATGGGGTCTTATTTTCATGGTAAATGGAATGATGATACGTGCAATGAAGAAAACTATGCAGTTTGTGAGATCACCTTTAGCAAAACCCCGAAGT GCATTCTTTACCACGTCATTAAGGAGCCGCCGGGTAAGGGCGTTCCGATCTGCGGGAAGGCTGGCCGGTTACACCCCGACGTCACACTGTTTATCTCCTTGAACAAGGTTGACGGTTTGCCAATTAAAACAAGGCAATACAAACTGAAGCTGCTGATTGAGATCTGA
- the LOC139934506 gene encoding lectin BRA-3-like — translation MVAIQRLSIVLVVCCGCLLAEICPPDWHQFGESCYLFAMQRVDWFEANHTCAQSEANLAVPNSRFEQDFIWELYLKVFDQKPPSSLWIGCNDIEEEGNWLHCPLKGETNAYENWAGRQPNNANNADCAVMRVDMNGTWDDQHCINVNHHAVCELPVYNHRRLTPQCLLRHAMEELQGTSGKDYRSRPRCHSFMLENCGQQ, via the coding sequence ATGGTTGCAATTCAACGTTTAAGCATTGTTTTGGTCGTTTGCTGTGGTTGTCTATTGGCTGAAATCTGCCCTCCTGATTGGCACCAATTCGGCGAGTCATGTTACTTGTTTGCAATGCAGAGGGTAGATTGGTTCGAAGCAAATCACACTTGTGCCCAGAGTGAGGCAAACCTCGCTGTGCCAAACTCAAGATTCGAACAGGATTTTATATGGGAACTCTACCTGAAAGTGTTTGATCAGAAGCCACCTTCCAGTCTCTGGATTGGTTGTAATGACATCGAGGAGGAGGGAAACTGGCTGCACTGTCCGTTGAAGGGTGAGACCAACGCTTATGAGAATTGGGCTGGAAGGCAACCGAATAATGCTAACAACGCTGATTGTGCAGTGATGCGGGTTGATATGAACGGTACATGGGACGATCAACACTGCATCAACGTGAACCATCACGCTGTCTGTGAGCTCCCCGTGTACAACCACCGCCGTCTCACACCTCAGTGTCTGCTCCGTCATGCCATGGAAGAGCTACAGGGTACGAGCGGGAAGGATTACCGATCACGCCCTCGGTGTCACTCCTTCATGCTGGAAAACTGCGGTCAGCAGTAA
- the LOC139935017 gene encoding zinc finger protein 423-like, with protein MRESRRGSEQSEQGGGISRRKQAKPRAVKRGAFSEDSAFGEAGPSSKPDDADDERLSFISDETKSKKARSSAGESSHIEESPKSPTSIILKPFCNEDNDSIASDIEKRNPLKLLSADVEPGELLDLDEDDIIADDDAEDLGEEEGAEDEDDDEEEEDEEQEIYKCDSCNSAFLSITDFMDHRNYDCETDIGIGAKLYVSGSDEGNSSSEPLDLDSPYTMEQGSVDSSLPYQCQFCDRAFHRLTYLKRHEQVHSDKMPFKCPYCSRLFKHKRSRDRHVKLHTGDKKYLCDQCDASFSRSDHLKIHLKTHSAGKPFRCAICNRGYTTSAALTAHTQNFHKTLMASKGNSFKCIHCVATFTTSENLLDHLQTHESDLQDGQNALYTIAHRNGSETYTENLGEDDNRCPICEEQLTSMEELQNHLEIHKNSISAPLQCQFCPRAFFPSITVLNVHMKTLHSDKMSKMHRCQYCGKEYPTLFNLTEHVSAMHEPLAIHSNGSDQATPTSTMLSCAYCTMEFGTVQALHSHVDCVHSIPNAITYDADGRLLCPRCSMGFLTEPALYEHFQNYHGNMDNQLSGELRVQCTQCTKVYPNQAMLQEHINRSHSQAMDSMKYPCPYCFKQNLFDSIEQLQLHVEVFHQSDRAPVFLCPEEDCKGHFDTAEALSDHIQNDHETETNQPGKDVSAATSKSTHQTRSKKEKSKEKGKHKEKRKSSTNKQTASTSVQPAPSEDPVAPSVDPRPSSQHSSQASFSCPTCHNEFTNEEQLVVHVLTHYKTISAEYICKDCGKSFKKPDELQKHLFEIHAHHLYKCSLCKEVFDSKVSIQVHFAVKHSNECKLYSCMKCGVVYRTEGDLLVHVKFEHLKITQPFKCLFCNQSFASDVEFQCHLTSHSEQFRCPFCNAPYNSQETLEVHLRATHDYPGSSPHVQNLTPNKEIFSDKPFFSPSDSDNSVKEVANMKDEEEGCFICKICDAKFPLKILLEKHHLKEHDIKSRSASVQSKMSDKNAETTEVPRKYKHPCETCSQSFKTKYELMKHAIEHTAEFKLRTDSTSPDGGAMSNQPTWHCKCFVCKQPIQMETEFLSHAQQHNEEIAGPGNTIRCVACLQILTSMVELQLHARYHTQAPPSTGVHELYPCYVCGKTFGSRTDVVPKLDGCNHPCFMCLNCIKASLECQFFGSSIIKKPQNNTHRCPKCTVKFETREELDIHLLTHGSGKTYQCIKCQQNFATEMEIQLHVTTHVLSEGVHLECKLCKDIFDSPAKLQCHLINHTFTEKDYRCPICKALFSCAQDIQAHAIEHGMEARRHKCSQCSQTFFFAAELQNHVLSHPSQEDLGIFRCEECRRVFSSSASLTNHARLHTTSDKGFKCSICMQMFYSTMDLQQHYFRSHSEAELGCKRKSFKCGQCDEVFPCLSNLQGHMRIHTDGRKYTCSICKKVFALSRNLTIHMRSHSGEKPYQCPMCDKRFARKENRKVHLKSHTGIKPFMCPHCGKMFSRKCHVRDHMRTHSVMVTRGALLQCELCQESFTLAKNLRRHIRRIHKEEGTSQSSSASPLSSAESMTAEEDTSPDIDGTSESDSVGAEPVVSSSQDPQRTEEMQVQ; from the exons GTGGTGCTTTCTCTGAAGATTCAGCTTTTGGGGAAGCAGGTCCATCGTCGAAACCAGACGACGCTGACGACGAGAGACTTTCATTCATCTCTGACGAGACAAAAAGCAAAAAAG CTCGTTCAAGTGCCGGCGAGTCATCACATATAGAGGAATCTCCTAAGAGCCCAACTAGTATCATCCTCAAGCCGTTTTGTAACGAAGACAATGATTCTATCGCATCTGACATTGAGAAAAGAAACCCTTTGAAGTTGCTTTCGGCTG ACGTTGAACCAGGGGAGCTTCTTGACCTTGATGAAGACGACATCATCGCTGATGATGATGCAGAGGATCTAGGAGAGGAGGAAGGAGCTGAAGACGAGGACGACGACGAGGAAGAAGAAGACGAGGAACAGGAGATTTATAAGTGTGACTCGTGCAACTCAGCTTTCTTGAGTATCACTGACTTCATGGACCATCGCAATTATGACTGTGAAACAG aTATTGGAATTGGGGCCAAGTTGTATGTTTCAGGTTCAG ATGAAGGAAATTCATCAAGTGAACCCTTAGACCTGGATTCTCCGTATACTATGGAACAGGGATCTGTTGACAGCAGTCTACCGTACCAATGCCAGTTCTGCGATAGGGCCTTCCACCGACTCACCTACCTCAAGAGGCATGAGCAAGTCCACAGCGACAAGATGCCCTTTAAGTGCCCCTACTGCAGTCGCCTCTTCAAGCACAAGCGCAGCCGTGATCGCCATGTCAAGTTGCACACTGGAGACAAGAAGTATCTGTGCGACCAGTGCGACGCATCATTCTCGCGCAGTGATCACTTGAAGATTCATCTGAAGACGCACTCGGCGGGGAAGCCATTCCGTTGCGCCATCTGCAACCGGGGTTACACCACGTCAGCGGCGCTGACTGCCCACACGCAAAACTTTCACAAGACGCTCATGGCGAGCAAGGGAAACAGTTTTAAATGCATCCACTGTGTTGCCACGTTCACCACCTCAGAGAATCTTCTCGATCACCTTCAGACTCATGAGTCTGACTTGCAGGACGGACAAAATGCCCTTTACACAATCGCGCACAGAAATGGCTCGGAGACGTACACTGAGAATCTCGGTGAGGATGACAACAGATGTCCCATTTGTGAAGAGCAGCTCACCTCCATGGAAGAGCTCCAGAATCACTTAGAGATTCACAAGAACTCAATAAGCGCCCCTCTGCAGTGCCAGTTTTGCCCACGAGCGTTCTTCCCCAGTATTACTGTGTTGAACGTTCACATGAAAACTTTACACTCGGACAAGATGTCTAAGATGCATCGTTGCCAGTACTGTGGTAAAGAGTACCCCACCTTATTCAATCTGACAGAGCATGTATCGGCAATGCACGAGCCTCTTGCCATACATTCAAATGGTTCTGATCAGGCAACTCCCACTAGTACCATGCTGTCCTGTGCCTACTGCACGATGGAATTCGGCACGGTTCAAGCCCTACACAGCCATGTGGACTGCGTTCATTCCATCCCAAATGCAATCACATACGACGCCGATGGTCGTCTTCTCTGTCCCCGTTGCAGTATGGGGTTCCTTACAGAACCAGCCCTTTATGAACACTTTCAGAATTACCACGGTAACATGGATAACCAGTTGAGTGGCGAGCTAAGAGTCCAGTGCACTCAGTGCACCAAGGTTTACCCCAATCAGGCCATGCTCCAAGAGCACATCAACCGTAGTCACAGCCAGGCCATGGATAGCATGAAATACCCTTGCCCCTACTGCTTTAAACAAAACCTCTTTGATTCCATCGAGCAGCTGCAACTTCATGTAGAGGTCTTCCATCAAAGTGATCGAGCCCCTGTGTTCCTCTGTCCAGAAGAAGACTGCAAAGGACACTTTGACACTGCTGAAGCTCTCAGTGATCACATTCAAAACGACCACGAGACTGAGACAAATCAACCGGGAAAGGATGTATCGGCAGCGACCAGTAAATCAACCCACCAAACACGCAGCAAAAAAGAGAAAAGCAAAGAGAaaggaaaacacaaagaaaagcGCAAGTCTAGTACAAATAAGCAAACTGCGAGCACCTCTGTTCAACCAGCTCCATCTGAGGATCCTGTCGCCCCCTCAGTTGATCCTCGACCTTCGAGCCAACACAGCAGTCAAGCTAGCTTCTCATGCCCAACGTGTCATAATGAGTTCACCAACGAGGAACAGCTTGTGGTGCATGTACTGACCCACTACAAGACAATCTCAGCCGAGTACATCTGCAAAGATTGTGGGAAGAGTTTCAAGAAGCCAGATGAGTTGCAGAAGCACCTGTTTGAGATCCATGCTCACCATTTATACAAATGCTCCCTCTGCAAGGAGGTGTTTGACTCCAAGGTCTCCATACAGGTTCATTTTGCGGTTAAGCATAGTAACGAGTGTAAACTGTACAGCTGTATGAAATGCGGGGTGGTTTACCGCACAGAAGGGGACCTTCTGGTGCATGTGAAGTTTGAACACCTGAAGATAACTCAACCCTTCAAGTGTCTGTTCTGTAATCAGTCATTTGCTTCCGATGTTGAGTTTCAGTGCCATCTGACCTCTCACTCAGAGCAGTTTCGATGTCCATTCTGCAATGCTCCTTACAACTCTCAAGAGACCCTTGAAGTGCATTTGAGGGCAACTCATGATTATCCAGGCTCCTCGCCACACGTTCAAAATCTTACCCCTAATAAAGAAATTTTTTCTGACAAGCCTTTCTTCAGTCCGTCTGACTCGGATAACAGTGTGAAAGAGGTAGCCAACATGAAAGATGAGGAAGAGGGGTGCTTCATCTGCAAGATCTGTGACGCCAAATTCCCACTGAAGATTCTCCTTGAAAAGCATCATTTGAAAGAACATGATATTAAGTCCCGCAGTGCTTCCGTGCAATCCAAGATGTCCGATAAGAATGCAGAGACCACTGAAGTACCTAGGAAGTACAAACATCCTTGCGAGACTTGCTCACAGAGTTTTAAGACCAAGTATGAGTTGATGAAGCATGCTATTGAGCACACAGCAGAGTTTAAACTTCGCACAGACAGTACTTCTCCCGATGGCGGCGCAATGTCAAATCAACCCACGTGGCACTGTAAGTGCTTCGTCTGCAAGCAGCCAATCCAGATGGAGACTGAGTTCCTGAGCCATGCCCAGCAACACAATGAGGAGATAGCTGGACCCGGTAACACCATACGCTGTGTTGCCTGCTTGCAGATACTGACGTCTATGGTTGAACTTCAGCTTCATGCACGCTACCACACACAAGCTCCTCCATCCACCGGGGTTCATGAACTATACCCATGTTATGTCTGTGGAAAGACCTTTGGATCGAGAACAGATGTGGTTCCGAAGCTGGATGGATGCAATCACCCTTGCTTTATGTGTCTCAACTGCATCAAGGCCTCCCTGGAGTGCCAATTCTTTGGTTCCTCAATCATTAAGAAACCTCAAAATAACACCCACCGTTGTCCAAAATGCACCGTGAAGTTTGAAACCCGCGAAGAACTTGACATACACCTGCTGACTCATGGGTCGGGGAAAACATACCAGTGTATAAAATGTCAACAGAACTTTGCAACAGAGATGGAGATCCAGCTCCATGTTACAACTCACGTACTCTCAGAAGGAGTGCACCTGGAGTGCAAACTCTGCAAAGACATTTTTGATTCCCCAGCAAAACTGCAGTGCCATCTCATCAACCACACCTTTACTGAGAAAGACTACCGATGCCCGATTTGTAAAGCACTGTTCAGCTGCGCCCAGGATATTCAGGCGCACGCCATTGAGCACGGGATGGAAGCAAGGCGTCACAAGTGCTCTCAGTGCAGCCAGACGTTCTTTTTCGCCGCTGAGCTCCAGAATCATGTCTTGTCTCATCCAAGCCAGGAAGATCTTGGCATATTCCGCTGCGAAGAATGCCGTAGGGTCTTCTCCTCTAGTGCAAGTCTAACCAACCATGCACGCCTTCATACCACATCAGACAAAGGCTTTAAGTGCTCAATCTGTATGCAGATGTTCTACTCCACCATGGACTTACAGCAGCATTATTTCAGAAGCCACTCGGAGGCTGAACTCGGATGTAAGAGAAAGTCCTTTAAGTGTGGCCAATGTGATGAGGTGTTTCCTTGCTTGAGCAATCTTCAAGGTCACATGAGGATACACACAGACGGTCGTAAATACACCTGCTCCATTTGTAAAAAGGTCTTCGCGCTGAGTCGTAATCTCACCATCCACATGCGGTCGCACAGCGGAGAGAAGCCCTACCAGTGTCCGATGTGTGACAAACGTTTCGCTCGCAAGGAAAACAGGAAGGTACACCTGAAGTCCCACACCGGTATCAAGCCCTTTATGTGCCCCCACTGTGGGAAGATGTTCTCGCGCAAGTGCCACGTCCGTGACCACATGCGAACACACAGTGTGATGGTGACTCGTGGAGCTCTCTTACAGTGTGAGCTCTGCCAGGAGAGTTTCACACTCGCCAAGAATCTCCGTCGACACATCCGGCGCATCCACAAGGAGGAGGGAACCTCTCAGAGTAGTTCAGCTTCCCCTTTGAGCTCTGCCGAGTCGATGACGGCAGAAGAGGACACCTCACCAGACATTGATGGCACATCTGAGAGTGATTCGGTTGGGGCTGAACCCGTTGTTAGCAGCAGTCAAGATCCTCAAAGGACTGAAGAGATGCAAGTACAATAG
- the LOC139934509 gene encoding C-type lectin domain family 10 member A-like — protein sequence MHVNQVFGLVLGVYCGHLLAEACPPDWHRYGESCYYIIKDKMDWYQARSTCAESRASLAIPNSKSEQEYIWELFLKGFDQTPDASLWIGCNDIEKEGNWKHCPLKGETKAYENWQDGEPNDYESGEDCGKMGSYFHGKWNDNTCNEENYAVCEITFSKTPKFCLQTGKDGRLVSPEHSLPRH from the coding sequence ATGCATGTAAATCAAGTGTTTGGTCTTGTTCTTGGCGTTTACTGTGGGCATCTACTGGCCGAAGCCTGCCCTCCTGATTGGCACCGATACGGCGAGTCATGTTACTACATTATAAAGGACAAGATGGATTGGTACCAAGCAAGGAGCACTTGTGCCGAGTCCCGGGCAAGTCTGGCCATACCAAATTCAAAATCCGAACAGGAATACATATGGGAATTATTCCTGAAAGGGTTTGACCAGACACCAGACGCCAGTCTCTGGATTGGTTGTAATGACATCGAGAAGGAGGGAAACTGGAAGCACTGTCCGTTGAAGGGTGAAACCAAGGCCTATGAGAATTGGCAGGATGGAGAACCAAATGACTACGAAAGTGGTGAAGACTGTGGAAAGATGGGGTCTTATTTTCATGGTAAATGGAATGATAATACGTGCAATGAAGAAAACTACGCAGTTTGTGAGATCACCTTTAGCAAAACCCCGAAGTTCTGCCTTCAGACCGGCAAAGACGGCCGCCTTGTTTCTCCGGAGCATTCTTTACCACGTCATTAA
- the LOC139934504 gene encoding snaclec bothroinsularin subunit alpha-like, which translates to MNLLYLRVILLGVCCGQPVAATCPSDWHRYGESWYVFLMDKMNWYQAKHTCGESRANLVIPNSQSEQNYIWELILNKFNQTPSTDLWIGCNDIEEEGNWQHCPLKGEINAYENGANRDQNPIMTVEQIVER; encoded by the coding sequence ATGAATCTCTTGTATTTGCGGGTTATTCTTCTTGGAGTTTGTTGTGGCCAACCGGTGGCCGCAACCTGCCCTTCTGATTGGCACCGATACGGCGAGTCATGGTACGTTTTTCTAATGGACAAGATGAATTGGTACCAAGCAAAACACACTTGTGGCGAGTCACGAGCAAACTTGGTAATCCCAAACTCACAATCCGAACAAAATTACATATGGGAACTGATCCTGAACAAGTTTAACCAGACTCCTTCTACCGATCTCTGGATTGGTTGTAATGACATCGAGGAGGAGGGAAACTGGCAGCACTGTCCGTTGAAGGGTGAGATTAACGCTTATGAGAATGGGGCGAATAGGGATCAGAACCCAATAATGACGGTGGAGCAGATTGTGGAGCGCTGA
- the LOC139934508 gene encoding lectin BRA-3-like, which produces MVAIQRLSIVLVVYCGCLLAEICPPDWHRYGESCYWFAMQRVDWFEANHTCAQSEANLAVPNSRFEQDFIWELYLKVFDKKPPSSLWIGCNDIEEEGNWLHCPLKGETNAYENWAGRQPNNANNADCAVMRVDMNGTWDDQHCINVNHHAVCELPVYNHRRLTPQCLLRHAMEELQGTSGKDYRSRPRCHSFMLENCGQQ; this is translated from the coding sequence ATGGTTGCAATTCAACGTTTAAGCATTGTTTTGGTCGTTTACTGTGGTTGTCTGTTGGCTGAAATCTGCCCTCCTGATTGGCACCGATACGGCGAGTCATGTTACTGGTTTGCAATGCAGAGGGTAGATTGGTTCGAAGCAAATCACACTTGTGCCCAGAGTGAGGCAAATCTCGCTGTACCAAACTCAAGATTCGAACAGGATTTTATATGGGAACTCTACCTGAAAGTGTTTGATAAGAAGCCACCTTCCAGTCTCTGGATTGGTTGTAATGACATCGAGGAGGAGGGAAACTGGCTGCACTGTCCGTTGAAGGGTGAGACCAACGCTTATGAGAATTGGGCTGGAAGGCAACCGAATAATGCTAACAACGCTGATTGTGCAGTGATGCGGGTTGATATGAACGGTACATGGGACGATCAACACTGCATCAACGTGAACCATCACGCTGTCTGTGAGCTCCCCGTGTACAACCACCGCCGTCTCACACCTCAGTGTCTGCTCCGTCATGCCATGGAAGAGCTACAGGGTACGAGCGGGAAGGATTACCGATCACGCCCTCGGTGTCACTCCTTCATGCTGGAAAACTGCGGTCAGCAGTAA